In Kineococcus sp. NBC_00420, a single genomic region encodes these proteins:
- a CDS encoding sugar phosphate isomerase/epimerase family protein, translating into MSRKPSVQLYSVREAVQSDLAAAVARLAEIGFEQVEPYGFHQRTADYAAAFKAAGVSAPSGHAAVIDSETPEAIFEAANALGITTVIDPFVPTQRWQSADDVARLAERVNTLSALAHEYVLDFGYHNHQWELENTVDGRPVLELFADQLEPAVVLEVDTFWATVGGADTPALLKALGDRVRFIHVKDGAKSTDTSLQQPAGQGDVDVAGILAAAPQALRVVEFDAYAGDVFDGIAQSLAWLKENDQ; encoded by the coding sequence GTGTCCCGGAAACCCTCCGTCCAGCTGTACTCGGTCCGCGAAGCGGTCCAGTCCGACCTGGCCGCCGCCGTCGCCCGTCTGGCCGAGATCGGCTTCGAGCAGGTCGAGCCGTACGGCTTCCACCAGCGCACCGCCGACTACGCGGCAGCGTTCAAGGCCGCCGGCGTCAGTGCCCCGTCCGGCCACGCGGCCGTGATCGACTCCGAGACCCCGGAGGCGATCTTCGAGGCCGCCAACGCGCTCGGGATCACCACCGTCATCGACCCGTTCGTCCCGACGCAGCGCTGGCAGAGCGCCGACGACGTGGCGCGCCTCGCGGAGCGGGTCAACACCCTCAGCGCCCTGGCCCACGAGTACGTCCTGGACTTCGGCTACCACAACCACCAGTGGGAACTGGAGAACACCGTCGACGGCCGACCGGTGCTGGAACTCTTCGCCGACCAGCTCGAACCCGCCGTCGTGCTCGAGGTCGACACCTTCTGGGCCACCGTCGGCGGCGCCGACACCCCGGCCCTGCTGAAGGCCCTGGGGGACCGCGTGCGGTTCATCCACGTCAAGGACGGCGCCAAGAGCACCGACACCTCGCTGCAGCAGCCCGCGGGTCAGGGTGACGTCGACGTCGCCGGCATCCTCGCCGCGGCTCCCCAGGCGCTGCGGGTCGTGGAGTTCGACGCCTACGCCGGCGACGTCTTCGACGGCATCGCGCAGTCGCTGGCCTGGCTGAAGGAGAACGACCAGTGA
- a CDS encoding Gfo/Idh/MocA family protein, giving the protein MSRVGVGIIGAGNISTQYLENLTKFPDVEVRFVADIALDRAAAQAEAFGVAASGTVEELLARDDVEIVVNLTIPAAHAEVGRQVIAAGKHVWSEKPLALDAESGLALLADAEKAGLRVACAPDTVLGAGIQTALRAIARGDIGQPLSATTMFHVPGPEAWHPNPDFLFAHGAGPLFDMGPYYVTTLVHAFGSASRVQAVSSRSVATRTIATGPRAGETFPVEVPTHHAALIEFDGGQSAQSTFSFQHALPRMGFVEVNGTEGTIVLPDPNTFEGDSTLWRNGSQEPETVTAVGSTFGRGSGVLDLARAIRTGGTERASGAVAAHVLDVLLAVRDAAATHNAVEITSTVAPVAPLAEDWDPSASTL; this is encoded by the coding sequence GTGAGCCGCGTCGGTGTGGGCATCATCGGGGCGGGGAACATCTCGACCCAGTACCTGGAGAACCTCACGAAGTTCCCCGACGTCGAGGTCCGCTTCGTCGCCGACATCGCCCTGGACCGCGCGGCCGCGCAGGCCGAGGCGTTCGGGGTGGCGGCGTCCGGGACGGTCGAGGAACTCCTCGCCCGCGACGACGTCGAGATCGTCGTCAACCTGACGATCCCGGCGGCGCACGCCGAGGTCGGCCGTCAGGTCATCGCCGCCGGCAAGCACGTCTGGAGCGAGAAGCCCCTCGCCCTCGACGCCGAGTCCGGGCTGGCGCTGCTCGCCGACGCCGAGAAGGCCGGCCTGCGGGTCGCCTGCGCGCCGGACACCGTGCTGGGGGCGGGCATCCAGACCGCGCTGCGCGCCATCGCCCGCGGTGACATCGGGCAGCCGCTGTCGGCGACGACGATGTTCCACGTCCCGGGGCCGGAAGCCTGGCACCCGAACCCGGACTTCCTCTTCGCCCACGGCGCGGGTCCGCTCTTCGACATGGGGCCGTACTACGTGACGACCCTGGTGCACGCGTTCGGGTCCGCGAGCCGGGTCCAGGCCGTGTCGTCGCGGTCGGTGGCCACGCGCACCATCGCGACCGGTCCGCGGGCGGGGGAGACGTTCCCCGTCGAGGTCCCGACCCACCACGCCGCGCTCATCGAGTTCGACGGCGGGCAGTCGGCCCAGTCCACGTTCTCGTTCCAGCACGCGCTGCCGCGGATGGGGTTCGTCGAGGTCAACGGGACCGAGGGCACGATCGTGCTGCCCGACCCGAACACCTTCGAGGGTGATTCCACGTTGTGGCGCAACGGTTCCCAGGAACCCGAGACGGTCACCGCCGTGGGTTCGACCTTCGGGCGGGGTTCCGGTGTCCTCGACCTCGCGCGGGCCATCCGCACCGGTGGCACCGAGCGCGCCTCGGGTGCGGTGGCCGCCCACGTCCTGGACGTGCTGCTCGCCGTCCGCGACGCGGCCGCCACCCACAACGCCGTCGAGATCACCTCGACGGTCGCGCCCGTCGCGCCGCTGGCCGAGGACTGGGACCCCTCGGCGTCGACCCTCTGA
- a CDS encoding TetR/AcrR family transcriptional regulator, protein MADSADDAEVELRTPVRPYRKGVERRRQILDRAIELFAEHGVDGASMRSVGEAIGVSHTALRHYFASRDELLIEVYRAHEQRVEGEPAEDGVGAVEDIARSADRNREVPGLVQLYSTLTADALQRQHTATREFIDERFRRVREDLVHRIRESQAAGRTPADIDAADAASLVIAASDGLQVQWLLDPETVDVRRSLELLERFLPG, encoded by the coding sequence GTGGCAGACAGCGCGGACGACGCCGAGGTCGAACTCCGCACCCCGGTCCGTCCGTACCGCAAGGGCGTCGAACGCCGCCGGCAGATCCTCGACCGGGCCATCGAACTCTTCGCCGAACACGGGGTCGACGGCGCGTCGATGCGTTCGGTCGGGGAGGCGATCGGGGTTTCCCACACGGCGCTGCGGCACTACTTCGCGTCGCGGGACGAACTCCTCATCGAGGTCTACCGCGCCCACGAACAGCGGGTCGAGGGTGAACCCGCGGAGGACGGCGTCGGTGCCGTCGAGGACATCGCCCGCAGTGCGGACCGCAACCGCGAGGTTCCCGGGTTGGTGCAGCTCTACTCGACCTTGACCGCGGACGCGCTGCAGCGGCAGCACACCGCGACCCGGGAGTTCATCGACGAACGGTTCCGGAGGGTCCGGGAGGACCTGGTCCACCGCATCCGGGAGTCCCAGGCCGCCGGACGCACGCCGGCGGACATCGACGCGGCCGACGCCGCATCGCTCGTCATCGCCGCCTCCGACGGTCTCCAGGTCCAGTGGTTGCTGGACCCGGAGACCGTCGACGTGCGCCGTTCCCTGGAGCTGCTGGAACGGTTCCTGCCGGGTTAG
- a CDS encoding DUF4097 family beta strand repeat-containing protein encodes MSTYETPDAIAAFIDVGVARVVIVAGDLPRTRIEVAPSDPQRPADVALASDSRTEFGDGRLRVVVPRRNRVFGRTESVDVHVELPTGSAVDLRSRYGDVVVRGSLGRSRFEVSYGDTTIERTGDLHLQTPHGVVEVGTVDGDLDARTGHGRTRIGRVTGTTTLRGTHGDVEFGTVEGPLTAKLSGGLFVGRALASVEAGSAYGVVRVAELLGAGARMTTSYEGIEVGVPAGTAAWLDAESRHGTVRSELTSRDAPGDHDRSVELHLRSGHGDILVHRAVSGR; translated from the coding sequence GTGTCCACGTACGAAACTCCCGACGCCATCGCAGCGTTCATCGACGTCGGGGTCGCCCGCGTCGTGATCGTCGCCGGAGACCTCCCGCGGACCCGCATCGAGGTCGCCCCCAGCGATCCGCAGCGTCCTGCCGACGTCGCCCTGGCGTCGGACAGCCGCACCGAGTTCGGCGACGGCCGCCTGCGGGTGGTCGTCCCGCGGCGCAACCGGGTCTTCGGCCGCACCGAGTCCGTCGACGTGCACGTCGAACTCCCGACGGGTTCCGCGGTCGACCTGCGGTCCCGCTACGGCGACGTCGTGGTGCGCGGATCGTTGGGCCGCAGCCGGTTCGAGGTCTCCTACGGGGACACCACGATCGAGCGGACCGGGGACCTGCACCTCCAGACCCCCCACGGGGTCGTCGAGGTGGGGACCGTGGACGGCGACCTCGACGCACGGACCGGTCACGGCCGGACCCGCATCGGGCGGGTCACCGGCACGACGACCCTGCGCGGGACGCACGGCGACGTGGAGTTCGGGACCGTCGAGGGTCCGCTCACGGCGAAGCTATCCGGTGGGTTGTTCGTCGGTCGTGCGCTGGCGTCGGTCGAGGCCGGCAGCGCCTACGGCGTGGTCCGCGTCGCGGAACTCCTGGGCGCGGGCGCGCGCATGACGACGAGCTACGAGGGGATCGAGGTCGGGGTTCCCGCCGGGACGGCGGCGTGGCTGGACGCCGAGTCCCGGCACGGCACCGTGCGGAGCGAACTGACCTCCCGCGACGCGCCCGGGGACCACGATCGCAGCGTCGAACTCCACCTGCGCAGCGGGCACGGCGACATCCTCGTCCACCGGGCCGTCTCGGGCAGGTGA
- a CDS encoding SpoIIE family protein phosphatase, with translation MADEPRTEESHLPGRTPGDETTPGPISGRAAEITRVVGHAPAAVLLVELTSRRVVHTNTVADQLAPGVRLPLEIDAWATAAQLRDVDGAPLSDGTHPLSRIARSEPVLGQAVSAARVSELGERQEPLWVVALPMVDAPMLADHALVVLLPLREQAAVQAATSAAQQQTALREQAVLSTGLSFTVADAVAPDRPLVWVNPAFTAATGYSFADSVGRNCRFLQGEGTDPAARALMREVVDAGRDETVIVLNYRKDGTAFWNQLSLSPIHGPTGDLTHYVGIQVDVTASVVAGEDRDRALAAERRARLEAEEARAAAEAAQGRLALLAEATSQLAVTLDVTACRQRLLDLVVPGLADWALLLTADERDRIETAMGRHVDPARTGEVDRYVTALRRSLVAGPPQQTLLQGASARRVSDYDSPRHRAERERWVTDPAVLDLSDTLGAASALFVTLPGRRGSSDVMVLVRSASSPRHTEDDLEIAVDLGRRAGLILDNARLYEQQHTIAETLQGSLLPSLPTIPGIRAAARYRAAVSGAQVGGDFYELIALPGGAIGLAIGDVVGHDVMAAAAMGHLRGLLRACAWDAAAGPDTGRVLERVDELLAGLGIGTLATLTYARLEPGSGGGWSMTYSSAGHPPLLVRDPAGRVTFLDEHHDLLLGVSAQHRTTTQHHLVPGSTVLAYTDGLVERRGEHLTEGLTRLAAALGEGPEDLDELCSWLLERLGSEGDDIAVLALTV, from the coding sequence GTGGCGGACGAGCCGAGGACCGAGGAGTCCCACCTCCCGGGTCGCACCCCGGGCGACGAGACGACGCCAGGGCCGATCTCGGGTCGTGCCGCGGAGATCACCCGGGTGGTGGGTCACGCCCCCGCCGCCGTGCTCCTCGTGGAGCTGACGTCGCGTCGGGTCGTGCACACCAACACCGTCGCCGACCAGCTCGCCCCCGGTGTGCGCCTGCCCCTCGAGATCGACGCCTGGGCCACCGCCGCGCAGCTGCGCGACGTCGACGGTGCGCCGCTCTCCGACGGCACCCACCCCCTGTCGCGCATCGCCCGGTCCGAGCCGGTGCTGGGTCAGGCGGTCTCGGCCGCCCGGGTCAGTGAGCTGGGCGAACGCCAGGAACCGCTCTGGGTCGTCGCCCTGCCCATGGTCGACGCGCCGATGCTCGCGGACCACGCCCTCGTCGTGCTCCTCCCCCTCCGGGAGCAGGCCGCCGTGCAGGCCGCCACCAGCGCCGCCCAGCAGCAGACGGCGTTGCGGGAGCAGGCGGTCCTCTCGACGGGTCTCTCGTTCACGGTCGCCGACGCCGTCGCACCGGACCGCCCGCTGGTCTGGGTCAACCCCGCGTTCACCGCGGCCACCGGCTACTCCTTCGCGGACAGCGTCGGACGCAACTGCCGCTTCCTCCAGGGTGAGGGCACCGACCCGGCCGCCCGCGCGCTCATGCGCGAGGTGGTCGACGCCGGACGCGACGAGACGGTCATCGTGCTGAACTACCGCAAGGACGGCACCGCGTTCTGGAACCAGCTCTCGCTGAGCCCCATCCACGGTCCGACCGGCGACCTGACGCACTACGTCGGCATCCAGGTCGACGTCACCGCCAGCGTCGTGGCCGGTGAGGACCGCGACCGGGCGCTGGCCGCCGAGCGACGTGCCCGACTCGAGGCCGAGGAGGCCCGCGCGGCCGCCGAAGCCGCTCAGGGCCGGCTCGCCCTCCTCGCCGAAGCCACCAGTCAGCTGGCGGTGACCCTCGACGTGACCGCCTGCCGCCAACGACTGCTCGACCTCGTCGTCCCCGGCCTGGCCGACTGGGCCCTGCTCCTCACCGCCGACGAGCGGGACAGGATCGAGACGGCCATGGGCCGCCACGTCGATCCCGCGCGCACCGGGGAGGTGGACCGCTACGTCACCGCACTGCGTCGATCGCTGGTCGCGGGCCCACCCCAGCAGACGCTGCTGCAGGGTGCCTCCGCCCGTCGGGTCAGCGACTACGACAGCCCACGACACCGCGCCGAACGGGAACGGTGGGTCACCGACCCGGCCGTCCTGGACCTCAGCGACACCCTGGGGGCCGCGTCCGCATTGTTCGTCACGCTGCCCGGTCGCCGGGGCAGCAGCGACGTCATGGTCCTCGTCCGCAGCGCGTCGTCCCCACGCCACACCGAGGACGACCTCGAGATCGCCGTCGACCTGGGACGCCGCGCCGGCCTGATCCTGGACAACGCCCGGCTCTACGAGCAGCAGCACACCATCGCGGAGACGTTGCAGGGCAGTCTGTTGCCCTCCCTCCCCACCATCCCCGGGATCCGCGCGGCTGCCCGCTACCGCGCGGCGGTGTCCGGGGCGCAGGTCGGCGGCGACTTCTACGAGCTCATCGCCCTCCCCGGTGGGGCCATCGGCCTGGCCATCGGTGACGTCGTCGGCCACGACGTCATGGCCGCGGCCGCCATGGGCCACCTGCGGGGACTGCTGCGGGCCTGCGCGTGGGACGCCGCGGCGGGCCCCGACACCGGACGCGTCCTGGAACGCGTCGACGAACTCCTCGCCGGGCTCGGCATCGGCACCCTGGCGACCCTCACCTACGCCCGTCTGGAACCCGGCTCCGGTGGCGGCTGGTCGATGACGTACTCCAGCGCCGGGCACCCCCCGCTGCTGGTGCGCGACCCGGCGGGGCGGGTCACGTTCCTCGACGAGCACCACGACCTCCTCCTCGGGGTCAGCGCCCAGCACCGCACCACCACGCAGCACCACCTGGTTCCCGGTTCCACGGTGCTGGCCTACACCGACGGTCTGGTCGAACGTCGAGGGGAGCACCTCACCGAAGGGCTGACCCGCCTGGCCGCAGCTCTGGGGGAAGGTCCCGAGGACCTCGACGAACTGTGCAGTTGGCTGCTCGAGAGGCTGGGCTCCGAAGGCGACGACATCGCCGTCCTCGCGCTGACGGTCTGA
- a CDS encoding manganese catalase family protein: MHRRRRSCTDTLFAMKFQELLGGQFGEMTVMMQYLFQGWNCRFPGKYKDMIMDIGTEEIGHVEMLTVMLARLLEGAPGEATDKAAAANPALAAVLGGMNPQHAIVSGGGARPTDSLGNPWNAGYIVASGNLLTDFRSNVSAEAQSRLMTSRIAGMTDDAGVKEMLAFNLARDTYHQQQWLLGIQMLIDDGYVDSQIEQSNGEWEDKDAAHVLYTGTEGSRAGEGIWATGNSLVDGEPLRAEELRPLPDDQGNLDDGILPAPDPKQFVTYDGNQGPGKPGTGVGAHLQGAQNVVTKVKDALTGDH; the protein is encoded by the coding sequence CTGCACCGGAGGAGACGATCGTGTACCGACACACTCTTCGCCATGAAGTTCCAGGAACTGCTCGGTGGGCAGTTCGGCGAGATGACCGTGATGATGCAGTACCTGTTCCAGGGGTGGAACTGTCGTTTCCCCGGCAAGTACAAGGACATGATCATGGACATCGGGACGGAGGAGATCGGCCACGTCGAGATGCTCACCGTGATGCTGGCCCGTCTCCTCGAGGGCGCTCCGGGGGAGGCCACCGACAAGGCCGCCGCCGCGAACCCGGCCCTGGCGGCCGTGCTCGGAGGCATGAACCCTCAGCACGCCATCGTCTCCGGCGGTGGCGCCCGGCCCACTGATTCCCTCGGGAACCCGTGGAACGCCGGGTACATCGTCGCCAGCGGGAACCTGCTGACCGACTTCCGCTCCAACGTCTCCGCCGAGGCCCAGAGCCGGCTGATGACGAGCCGGATCGCCGGCATGACCGACGACGCGGGCGTCAAGGAGATGCTGGCCTTCAACCTGGCCCGTGACACCTACCACCAGCAGCAGTGGCTGCTGGGGATCCAGATGCTCATCGACGACGGCTACGTCGACAGCCAGATCGAGCAGTCGAACGGCGAGTGGGAGGACAAGGACGCGGCCCACGTCCTCTACACCGGCACCGAGGGGAGCCGGGCGGGTGAGGGGATCTGGGCCACCGGGAACAGCCTCGTCGACGGTGAGCCGCTGCGGGCCGAGGAACTCCGCCCGCTGCCCGACGACCAGGGGAACCTCGACGACGGGATCCTGCCGGCGCCCGACCCGAAGCAGTTCGTCACCTACGACGGCAACCAGGGTCCCGGGAAGCCGGGAACGGGTGTCGGCGCGCACCTGCAGGGTGCCCAGAACGTCGTGACGAAGGTCAAGGACGCCCTCACGGGCGACCACTGA
- a CDS encoding zinc-dependent alcohol dehydrogenase produces the protein MRALVWNGVNDLAVETVPDAAIVNPRDVVVQVSLSSTCGSDLHFIDGYLPGMLPGDVFGHEFMGRVVEVGPGVTRVRVDDRVVVPSFIACGNCWYCDRELYSLCDTTNPHAAAQQPVLGYPSGGIYGYTQPFGGYGGSHAEFIRVPFGDVNCFTVPPEVDDLSALFVSDAVPTGYMGADFCDISPGDTVAVFGAGAVGLMAAASARLLGAERVIVVDRLPERLELARTRVGAETLDYSEVDSVQEFLRETTGGRGPDAVIEAVGMEGHGTGVQNLVDRAKQAVRLETDRATPLREAVLAVRKAGTVAVLGVYGLTDSFPTGVVLNKGLTIRSAQQHGQRYVPRLLNHLASGELETSFLATHPMSLEDSVRGYDVFKHKTDGCLRAVFTPAPVVATGR, from the coding sequence ATGCGGGCCCTGGTCTGGAACGGGGTCAACGACCTCGCCGTCGAGACGGTGCCGGACGCGGCGATCGTGAACCCGCGTGACGTGGTCGTGCAGGTGTCGCTGAGCAGCACCTGCGGATCGGACCTGCACTTCATCGACGGGTACCTGCCCGGGATGCTCCCCGGTGACGTCTTCGGTCACGAGTTCATGGGCCGGGTCGTGGAGGTCGGGCCCGGGGTCACCCGGGTGCGGGTCGATGACCGCGTCGTCGTCCCGTCGTTCATCGCGTGCGGGAACTGCTGGTACTGCGACCGGGAGCTCTACTCCCTCTGCGACACCACCAACCCGCACGCCGCCGCGCAACAACCCGTCCTGGGTTACCCGTCGGGCGGGATCTACGGCTACACGCAGCCGTTCGGCGGGTACGGGGGGTCGCACGCGGAGTTCATCCGGGTCCCGTTCGGCGACGTGAACTGCTTCACGGTCCCGCCCGAGGTGGACGACCTGTCGGCCCTCTTCGTCTCCGACGCGGTTCCCACCGGGTACATGGGCGCCGACTTCTGCGACATCTCACCCGGTGACACCGTCGCCGTCTTCGGCGCGGGTGCGGTCGGGCTCATGGCCGCCGCCTCGGCCCGGCTGCTGGGGGCGGAACGCGTCATCGTCGTCGACCGGCTGCCCGAGCGTCTCGAACTGGCCCGCACCCGCGTGGGCGCCGAGACGCTCGACTACAGCGAGGTCGACAGCGTGCAGGAGTTCCTGCGCGAGACCACCGGTGGGCGGGGCCCGGACGCCGTCATCGAAGCCGTCGGCATGGAGGGGCACGGAACCGGGGTGCAGAACCTGGTGGACCGCGCGAAGCAGGCCGTGCGGCTGGAGACGGACCGGGCCACACCGTTGCGCGAAGCCGTCCTCGCCGTCCGCAAGGCCGGCACGGTCGCCGTCCTCGGGGTCTACGGGCTCACGGACAGCTTCCCGACCGGAGTCGTGCTCAACAAGGGACTCACGATCAGGTCCGCGCAGCAGCACGGTCAGCGCTACGTCCCGAGGTTGCTGAACCACCTCGCCTCGGGGGAACTGGAGACGAGCTTCCTGGCGACGCACCCGATGTCCCTGGAGGACTCGGTGCGCGGGTACGACGTGTTCAAGCACAAGACCGACGGCTGCCTGCGGGCGGTGTTCACCCCCGCTCCCGTGGTCGCCACCGGTCGCTGA
- a CDS encoding ATP-grasp fold amidoligase family protein, with protein MIDLAERLAAGTDFVRVDLYHLPDRIVFGELTNYPAGGDSPFHPAEFDAVFGAPWTVPRRYR; from the coding sequence ATGATCGACCTCGCGGAACGGCTCGCGGCCGGTACCGACTTCGTCCGGGTCGACCTCTACCACCTCCCTGACCGCATCGTCTTCGGCGAGCTGACGAACTACCCCGCCGGTGGCGACAGCCCCTTCCACCCCGCGGAGTTCGACGCGGTCTTCGGCGCCCCGTGGACGGTGCCCCGGCGCTACCGCTGA
- a CDS encoding diguanylate cyclase domain-containing protein, with amino-acid sequence MIAANSVHSVFQPIVDLTTGVVVAYEALARGPVGPLHRPDDLFAAARSAGVLAELDQACRAAAFRGAIEHSLVAPLTLFVNVEPEVLDTAPLSDLLALADGAPGDLRVVVEITERALAARPAELLRTVARIREIGWGVALDDVGADAMSLAFMPLLRPDVVKLDLRLVQERPGPAVAQIMNAVNAYAQSTGAWILAEGLEDEQHLMTARALGARLGQGWMFGRPASPPPPVLAVGRLPLLDPVVTVAPQDTSPFAVLPTGTELRRSPKPLLIEVSKQLEREAMRLGDTCVVASTFQEARHFTPATRSRYLDLADRVGFVAAFGEDLPTVPVPGVRGATLAPEDPVRGEWDVVVLAPHFAVALLARDLGDQGPDTERMFEYALTYDRDTVIAAAHSLLSRVVPRTAEPVLRGDVVPAPPRRTVTPAPVHRGGLRGAEDLLERALSATSNGVTIADMSRPDHPLIYVNSAFEELSGLRSEEVLGRNCRFLQGADTDSSVVDSIRSAIAAGEEWRGVVLNHRGPGRTPWWNEIHLAPVLDETGRVVQYIGVQNDVTDRVVAQRQVETERAKVREHVARIEQLAYTDPLTGLANRRRIEELVEAALWTARLGDTTVALLFCDLDGFKAVNDDLGHAAGDDLLVHVAGELRRSLRRGDLLARLGGDEFIVALTGLEVATATETAAQVAATLAERLSNPVRLGSGEVSVGASIGVATYPRQGETFAGLLRAADHDMYRVKDTHRGAR; translated from the coding sequence GTGATCGCCGCCAACTCCGTGCACAGCGTGTTCCAGCCGATCGTCGACCTGACGACCGGTGTGGTCGTGGCCTACGAGGCGTTGGCCCGCGGGCCGGTCGGACCGCTGCACCGACCCGACGACCTCTTCGCCGCGGCGAGGTCGGCCGGGGTCCTGGCCGAACTGGACCAGGCCTGCCGGGCGGCGGCCTTCCGCGGCGCGATCGAGCACTCCCTCGTCGCCCCGCTCACGTTGTTCGTCAACGTCGAGCCGGAGGTCCTCGACACCGCGCCGCTGAGCGACCTGCTCGCCCTCGCCGACGGTGCCCCCGGGGACCTGCGCGTCGTCGTGGAGATCACGGAGCGCGCCCTCGCGGCCCGTCCGGCGGAGCTGTTGCGCACCGTCGCGCGGATCCGCGAGATCGGCTGGGGCGTCGCGCTCGACGACGTGGGCGCCGACGCCATGTCGCTGGCCTTCATGCCCCTGCTGCGCCCCGACGTGGTCAAGCTGGACCTGCGGCTGGTGCAGGAACGTCCCGGTCCGGCCGTGGCCCAGATCATGAACGCCGTCAACGCCTACGCCCAGTCGACCGGTGCGTGGATCCTGGCCGAGGGGCTGGAGGACGAGCAGCACCTCATGACCGCCCGGGCCCTCGGGGCCCGGTTGGGGCAGGGGTGGATGTTCGGCCGCCCGGCGTCACCGCCACCACCGGTGCTGGCCGTGGGCCGGTTGCCGCTCCTCGATCCCGTCGTGACGGTCGCCCCCCAGGACACCTCTCCCTTCGCCGTGCTGCCGACGGGGACGGAACTGCGCCGCTCGCCCAAGCCGCTGCTCATCGAGGTCAGCAAGCAGCTGGAACGCGAGGCGATGCGCCTGGGCGACACGTGCGTCGTGGCCTCGACGTTCCAGGAGGCCCGTCACTTCACCCCGGCCACCCGCAGTCGCTACCTGGACCTGGCCGACCGCGTCGGGTTCGTCGCCGCCTTCGGCGAGGACCTCCCCACCGTCCCGGTGCCGGGGGTCCGCGGGGCGACGCTGGCCCCGGAGGACCCGGTGCGGGGGGAGTGGGACGTCGTCGTCCTCGCCCCGCACTTCGCCGTCGCCCTGCTCGCGAGGGACCTGGGCGACCAGGGCCCCGACACGGAGCGGATGTTCGAGTACGCCCTGACCTACGACCGCGACACCGTGATCGCCGCCGCGCACTCCCTGCTCTCCCGGGTCGTCCCGCGCACCGCCGAACCGGTGCTCCGGGGTGACGTCGTCCCCGCGCCCCCCCGGCGGACGGTGACGCCCGCCCCGGTCCACCGAGGCGGTCTCCGCGGTGCGGAGGACCTGTTGGAGCGAGCCCTGAGCGCCACGAGCAACGGCGTCACCATCGCCGACATGAGCCGGCCCGACCACCCGCTGATCTACGTCAACTCCGCCTTCGAGGAGTTGTCCGGGCTGCGTTCCGAAGAGGTCCTGGGGCGCAACTGCCGCTTCCTGCAGGGAGCCGACACCGACAGTTCCGTCGTCGACTCCATCCGGTCGGCGATCGCCGCCGGGGAGGAGTGGCGGGGTGTCGTCCTGAACCACCGCGGCCCCGGACGGACGCCGTGGTGGAACGAGATCCACCTGGCCCCCGTCCTCGACGAGACGGGGCGCGTCGTGCAGTACATCGGCGTGCAGAACGACGTCACCGACCGGGTGGTGGCCCAGCGTCAGGTCGAGACCGAGCGCGCCAAGGTCCGCGAGCACGTCGCCCGGATCGAGCAACTCGCCTACACCGATCCCCTCACGGGGTTGGCGAACCGACGGCGCATCGAGGAACTCGTCGAGGCCGCCCTGTGGACCGCGCGCCTCGGAGACACCACCGTGGCGTTGCTGTTCTGCGACCTCGACGGTTTCAAGGCCGTCAACGACGACCTGGGCCACGCGGCCGGTGACGACCTGCTGGTGCACGTGGCGGGTGAACTGCGCCGTTCGTTGCGTCGCGGCGACCTGCTGGCGCGCCTGGGTGGTGACGAGTTCATCGTCGCTCTCACCGGGCTCGAGGTCGCGACCGCGACCGAGACGGCCGCTCAGGTCGCGGCGACCCTGGCGGAGCGGTTGTCCAACCCGGTTCGGCTGGGATCGGGAGAGGTCTCGGTGGGGGCCAGCATCGGCGTCGCGACCTACCCCCGGCAGGGGGAGACCTTCGCGGGACTGCTGCGCGCGGCGGACCACGACATGTACCGCGTCAAGGACACGCACCGCGGCGCGCGCTGA
- a CDS encoding Hsp20/alpha crystallin family protein, which yields MLMRTDPFREFDRLAQQVLGTTARPAAMPMDAWRDGDEFVIEFDLPGVDPASVDLDVERNVLTVRAQRPVSEGTGEMLAAERPRGVFSRQLILGDNLDTERIEAAYRGGVLRLRIPVAERAKPRRIEIATEDDQHALTS from the coding sequence ATGCTGATGCGCACTGATCCCTTCCGAGAGTTCGACCGCCTGGCCCAGCAGGTGCTGGGGACGACGGCCCGGCCCGCGGCGATGCCGATGGACGCCTGGCGCGACGGCGACGAGTTCGTGATCGAGTTCGACCTGCCGGGGGTGGATCCGGCGTCCGTCGACCTCGACGTGGAGCGCAACGTGCTGACGGTGCGGGCGCAGCGACCGGTGTCGGAGGGCACGGGCGAGATGCTCGCCGCGGAGCGCCCACGGGGCGTCTTCAGCCGGCAGCTGATCCTCGGCGACAACCTCGACACCGAGCGGATCGAGGCCGCCTACCGCGGCGGCGTCCTGCGTCTGCGCATCCCGGTCGCGGAGCGGGCGAAACCGCGACGCATCGAGATCGCGACCGAGGACGACCAGCACGCCCTCACCTCCTGA